Proteins encoded within one genomic window of Empedobacter falsenii:
- the nuoK gene encoding NADH-quinone oxidoreductase subunit NuoK: MLPISYYITLSLILFGIGMAGVMIRRNAIVIFMCIELMLNSVNLLLVAFSKMHYHANPALEKGTDAQLLVFFIMVVAAAEVAVGLSVIILLFRKVYSVDINVLNRLKG; encoded by the coding sequence ATGTTACCAATCAGTTATTATATTACTTTATCATTAATCCTATTCGGAATAGGAATGGCTGGCGTAATGATTCGTCGTAACGCAATTGTCATTTTTATGTGTATAGAATTGATGTTAAATTCTGTGAATTTGTTGTTAGTAGCGTTCTCAAAAATGCACTATCACGCAAATCCAGCATTAGAAAAAGGAACAGATGCACAACTTTTAGTATTCTTTATTATGGTTGTGGCTGCGGCTGAGGTTGCTGTAGGATTATCAGTGATAATTTTATTGTTCCGCAAAGTATACTCGGTAGATATTAATGTGTTAAATCGTTTAAAAGGTTAA
- a CDS encoding YkgJ family cysteine cluster protein produces the protein MGDHFLEEYFAKAKEKQREHKKFLEKLKKKPPKNLDQKMEEIHEDVFSRIDCLSCANCCKTTGPLFTQKDIERLAHVFRIKPSQFIDKYLRIDEDNDYVLQQVPCPFLDSENYCLVYEDRPKACREYPHTDRKKFYQINHLTLKNTLICPATYEVVEQMQKEIKV, from the coding sequence ATGGGAGATCATTTCTTAGAAGAATATTTTGCGAAAGCAAAAGAAAAACAACGCGAACACAAAAAGTTTTTGGAGAAGTTGAAGAAAAAACCACCTAAAAACTTGGATCAAAAAATGGAAGAAATTCATGAAGATGTTTTCAGTCGCATCGATTGTCTTTCTTGTGCGAATTGTTGCAAAACAACTGGTCCGCTTTTTACACAAAAAGATATTGAGCGTTTAGCGCATGTTTTTCGTATCAAACCAAGTCAATTTATTGATAAATATTTACGAATTGATGAGGATAACGACTACGTTTTGCAGCAAGTTCCTTGTCCGTTTTTGGATAGTGAAAATTATTGTTTGGTTTACGAAGATCGCCCAAAAGCTTGCCGTGAATATCCGCATACAGATCGCAAAAAGTTTTATCAAATTAATCATCTTACCCTAAAAAACACGCTAATTTGTCCTGCAACCTACGAAGTTGTGGAACAAATGCAGAAAGAAATAAAAGTATAA
- a CDS encoding complex I subunit 4 family protein — MLLSLFIILPLIVGVFMLLMQGQKPQRWLGAFVGGALLALYLFITCKGGNNELTFQTQWFNFNSVKTYFALNAQGLGGLMILLTNLTYLALFVYLSTTKQKYSNTFYGLLLITLAGLNGVFLAEDLILFYFFWEVVLIPVYFLIGLFGIGKDKIRANMTFFLYTILGSMFMLGGIIYIGFFLQPASFLLTDVVQVTGPHYSTNTALALLFLIAFVIKIPIFPFHTWQPTIYKTSPTPLTVVLSALMAKMGLFAVVTWYLGMFPTISELFKYITYIAIFGLVYASLIALSAKNVKKIIAYSSIAHLALIFVSIFSELANGVTGAYFQMFSHGLVVLGLWLCVDIMERKYDLTDIKSIGGLAKVDPTLSILFMIFGLANVALPLTSSFIGEFMMLSALFTHNPVLCVVACLGVILSAVYTLRLSSALLFGEVKNIKQKDAQKGGFGPIAVLSVIAIIVIILGVYPTPIFNLLAH, encoded by the coding sequence ATGCTTTTATCTTTATTTATCATTTTACCATTAATAGTAGGAGTTTTTATGCTATTAATGCAAGGTCAAAAACCACAAAGATGGTTAGGAGCATTCGTTGGTGGAGCGTTGTTGGCGTTGTACTTGTTTATCACTTGCAAAGGAGGAAACAACGAGTTAACGTTTCAAACACAATGGTTCAATTTCAACAGCGTTAAAACTTATTTCGCGTTAAATGCTCAAGGTTTGGGAGGATTAATGATTTTATTAACTAACCTTACTTACTTAGCTCTTTTTGTTTATTTATCAACAACAAAACAAAAATATAGCAATACATTCTATGGGTTATTGCTAATCACTTTAGCAGGATTAAACGGAGTTTTCTTAGCAGAAGATTTAATTTTATTCTATTTCTTCTGGGAAGTTGTTTTAATTCCAGTTTATTTCTTAATCGGATTATTCGGAATTGGAAAAGACAAAATTCGCGCAAATATGACATTCTTCTTATACACGATTTTAGGATCGATGTTTATGTTAGGAGGAATTATTTACATCGGATTTTTCTTACAACCAGCATCATTTTTATTAACAGATGTTGTACAAGTTACAGGACCGCATTATTCAACAAATACAGCGTTGGCATTGTTATTCTTAATCGCTTTTGTGATTAAAATTCCAATCTTTCCATTTCACACATGGCAACCAACCATCTACAAAACATCTCCAACTCCATTAACAGTTGTACTTTCAGCTTTGATGGCGAAAATGGGATTATTTGCAGTGGTTACTTGGTATTTGGGAATGTTCCCAACAATTTCAGAATTGTTCAAATACATTACGTATATCGCAATTTTCGGATTAGTTTACGCTTCGTTAATCGCATTGAGTGCAAAAAATGTAAAGAAGATTATTGCATATAGCTCGATTGCTCACTTGGCTTTAATCTTCGTTTCAATATTTTCAGAATTAGCAAATGGTGTAACAGGAGCTTATTTTCAAATGTTTTCACATGGTTTAGTTGTTTTAGGATTATGGTTATGTGTTGATATTATGGAAAGAAAATATGATTTGACAGATATCAAATCGATTGGTGGTTTAGCGAAAGTTGATCCAACATTATCTATCTTATTCATGATATTCGGTTTAGCAAACGTAGCATTACCATTGACAAGTTCATTCATCGGAGAGTTTATGATGCTTTCAGCATTGTTTACACACAATCCAGTTTTATGTGTTGTGGCTTGTTTAGGTGTTATTTTATCTGCCGTTTATACGTTGAGATTATCAAGCGCATTATTGTTTGGAGAAGTAAAAAACATCAAACAAAAAGATGCTCAAAAAGGAGGTTTTGGACCAATTGCAGTTTTATCAGTAATCGCAATCATAGTGATTATTTTAGGAGTTTATCCAACACCAATTTTTAATTTATTAGCACATTAA
- a CDS encoding RNA polymerase sigma factor has product MKLFVLNRKSKEEILVERLKKNDALAQKELYEQSSKKMLSVCRSYIEDMHYAEDCMINGFCKVFNHIEKFQNKGSFEGWMRRIMVNECLTFLRANKTLIYVDDVRVSNYDEADEEVEETWLNFNVQDMLDQLSEPYRLVFNLHILEDYSHQEISEMLNISVSTSKTQLFRAKAKLKEIVLSKKKMTNEKQR; this is encoded by the coding sequence GTGAAATTATTTGTACTAAATCGAAAAAGTAAAGAAGAAATTTTAGTCGAACGACTAAAAAAGAACGATGCTTTGGCGCAAAAAGAACTCTACGAACAAAGCTCCAAAAAGATGCTGAGCGTTTGTAGAAGCTACATCGAAGACATGCATTATGCAGAAGATTGTATGATTAATGGTTTTTGTAAAGTCTTTAATCATATCGAGAAATTTCAAAATAAAGGAAGTTTCGAAGGTTGGATGCGTCGAATTATGGTCAACGAATGTTTAACTTTTTTACGTGCAAATAAAACATTGATTTATGTTGATGATGTAAGAGTTTCTAATTATGATGAAGCGGATGAAGAAGTAGAGGAAACGTGGTTAAATTTTAATGTGCAAGACATGTTAGATCAACTTTCAGAACCTTATCGATTGGTGTTTAATCTTCATATTCTCGAAGATTATTCGCATCAAGAAATTTCAGAAATGCTGAATATTTCGGTTTCGACCAGCAAAACGCAATTGTTTCGAGCAAAGGCAAAACTGAAAGAAATTGTTCTAAGTAAAAAGAAAATGACAAATGAAAAACAACGATAA
- a CDS encoding M1 family metallopeptidase — protein MRKFTLLICLCLVQFAFAQRKGYWQQKVDYKIDVDMKEKAYQYDGKMQLKYTNNSGQSLNKVYFHLYFNAFQPGSMMDNRLQNIPDPDKRMATNVGTKENPKYVSRISELKPDQIGYQKVTSLKQDGKAVSYKVDGTILEVTLAKPIAEGQTSTFDMIWNAQVPEQIRRSGRNSKDGVEFSMAQWYPKMAEFDPEGWHLDEYVGREFFAPFGNFDVTINIDKDYVVGASGELQNPNNVKGYVKNPTIKAKNGKVAWNFKAENIHDFVWAADKEFIVEHEKSKHGVDVYLVYQDNDKSSAWRQAMPYALGFFDYNSEHFGEYPWKTYSIIQGGDGGMEYGTATLIAGGSNLNSLIGTIFHEAAHSWYQQLFGINETYNEWFDEGFTSYVEQMAHLNVVDKLKVMPSNPNPDAYKGYINLALSGKEEPASLLADYYNTNYAYSLEAYYKGQVLAIQLGYIIGNDNLNKTFLEFYKQWKFKHPSGNDFKRVAEEVSGINLKWYFNLFINTTRKIDYAVEAVNGNTITIANKSDFAMPIDLLVEYTDGSKELFYIPLREMRGEKPAENLVEYQGAKRTILEDWFWTKPTYDVKVSKEVKQVTIDPTKRLADVNDKNNVFTK, from the coding sequence ATGAGAAAATTTACTTTACTAATTTGCCTTTGTTTGGTACAATTTGCTTTTGCGCAACGCAAAGGATATTGGCAACAAAAGGTAGATTATAAGATTGATGTTGATATGAAAGAAAAAGCATATCAATACGATGGAAAAATGCAATTGAAATACACGAACAATTCAGGACAAAGCCTGAATAAAGTTTATTTTCATTTGTATTTTAATGCTTTTCAACCAGGAAGTATGATGGATAATCGTTTGCAAAACATTCCAGATCCTGATAAACGAATGGCAACGAATGTCGGAACAAAAGAAAATCCAAAATATGTTAGCCGTATTTCTGAATTAAAACCAGATCAAATCGGTTATCAAAAAGTGACTTCTCTTAAGCAAGACGGTAAAGCCGTTTCGTATAAAGTTGATGGAACAATCTTAGAAGTTACTTTAGCAAAACCAATTGCAGAAGGACAAACTTCTACTTTCGATATGATTTGGAATGCGCAAGTTCCTGAACAAATTCGTCGTTCTGGACGTAATTCGAAAGATGGTGTAGAATTTTCTATGGCGCAATGGTATCCAAAAATGGCAGAATTCGATCCTGAAGGTTGGCATTTAGATGAATATGTTGGTCGCGAATTTTTTGCTCCTTTTGGTAATTTTGATGTTACAATCAACATCGATAAAGATTATGTTGTGGGAGCTTCGGGAGAATTACAAAATCCAAACAATGTAAAAGGTTATGTGAAAAATCCTACAATCAAAGCAAAAAATGGTAAAGTAGCTTGGAATTTCAAAGCTGAAAATATTCACGATTTTGTTTGGGCTGCAGATAAAGAATTTATTGTGGAGCACGAAAAATCTAAACATGGCGTAGATGTTTATTTAGTTTACCAAGATAATGATAAATCTTCTGCGTGGAGACAAGCGATGCCTTATGCATTAGGTTTCTTCGATTATAATTCTGAACATTTTGGTGAATATCCTTGGAAAACATATTCAATTATTCAAGGTGGTGACGGTGGTATGGAATATGGTACTGCAACTTTAATTGCTGGAGGAAGTAATTTAAATAGCTTAATCGGAACTATTTTCCACGAAGCAGCTCACTCTTGGTACCAACAATTATTTGGTATCAATGAAACATACAACGAGTGGTTCGACGAAGGTTTTACATCGTATGTAGAGCAAATGGCGCACCTTAATGTTGTAGATAAATTAAAAGTAATGCCTTCAAATCCAAATCCAGATGCCTACAAAGGATATATTAATTTAGCACTTTCTGGTAAAGAAGAACCTGCAAGTTTATTAGCAGACTATTATAATACAAATTATGCATACTCTTTAGAAGCGTATTACAAAGGTCAAGTTTTAGCAATTCAATTGGGATATATTATTGGAAATGATAATTTAAACAAAACATTCCTAGAATTCTATAAACAATGGAAATTCAAACATCCATCAGGGAATGATTTCAAACGTGTAGCAGAAGAAGTTTCTGGAATTAATCTTAAATGGTATTTCAACTTATTTATCAATACAACACGCAAAATTGATTACGCTGTAGAAGCTGTAAACGGAAATACAATTACAATCGCTAATAAATCTGATTTTGCAATGCCGATTGATTTATTGGTTGAATATACAGATGGTTCGAAAGAATTATTTTACATTCCTTTACGTGAAATGCGTGGAGAAAAACCAGCAGAAAATTTAGTGGAATATCAAGGTGCAAAAAGAACAATTTTAGAAGATTGGTTCTGGACAAAACCTACATATGACGTTAAAGTTTCAAAAGAAGTTAAACAAGTTACCATCGATCCAACAAAACGTTTGGCAGATGTAAATGATAAAAATAATGTATTTACAAAATAA
- a CDS encoding PorT family protein, with amino-acid sequence MIKKLIVAGLLCLSATSLYAQKFTFDLNDKNEEKISPIVKDRISEFTLVIRQIVQEEKSAMEKKIAAVDKELTEGKLNASEATAKKEAIASVYSGTINDRIQEVNFNLDDIIKQQVAFSIMNGEDPITPKTKQDVTKRYRIANQINGYASFGYMAFTGKKDEELNKHEKFSSNITVGLMYERQLSLTSPVNFLAGGLFSWRTYRIDDDMRFNRDENGNVGLVKSDKSLDKSKLRSAYFMVPVGFKYNFSKVKNITDDFAYRPQGKHYIAAYMYGGTLLSSNNIYKGDGVRNKERGNYNVNNFIYGAEITIGLGLIDVFVRKDLNNYFKDNTFDNRKMIQFGINLGL; translated from the coding sequence ATGATAAAAAAACTTATCGTAGCAGGATTATTATGCTTATCAGCTACATCACTATATGCTCAAAAATTTACATTTGATTTGAATGATAAAAATGAAGAAAAAATCAGTCCAATTGTAAAAGATCGCATCAGCGAATTTACGTTAGTGATTCGTCAAATTGTTCAGGAAGAAAAATCTGCAATGGAAAAGAAAATTGCGGCAGTTGACAAAGAATTAACAGAAGGAAAACTGAATGCTTCTGAGGCTACAGCGAAGAAAGAAGCGATTGCGAGCGTGTATTCGGGAACGATAAATGATCGTATTCAGGAGGTAAATTTCAATTTAGATGATATCATCAAACAACAAGTTGCATTTTCGATTATGAACGGCGAAGATCCAATTACGCCAAAAACGAAACAAGATGTGACGAAACGTTACCGAATTGCGAATCAAATTAATGGTTATGCTTCTTTTGGATACATGGCGTTTACAGGAAAAAAAGATGAGGAATTGAACAAACACGAGAAGTTTTCGAGCAACATTACAGTAGGTTTAATGTACGAAAGACAATTATCGTTAACAAGTCCTGTTAACTTTTTGGCAGGAGGATTATTTTCGTGGAGAACGTATCGCATCGACGATGATATGCGCTTTAATCGTGATGAAAATGGAAATGTTGGCTTGGTAAAAAGTGATAAATCGTTAGATAAATCGAAATTGCGTTCGGCCTATTTTATGGTTCCGGTTGGATTTAAATACAACTTTTCGAAAGTCAAAAATATTACCGATGATTTTGCATATCGTCCGCAAGGAAAACACTATATCGCAGCGTATATGTATGGAGGAACGTTGTTATCATCGAATAATATTTACAAAGGAGATGGTGTTCGCAACAAAGAACGTGGAAATTATAATGTGAATAATTTTATCTACGGAGCTGAAATAACAATTGGTTTAGGATTGATTGATGTTTTTGTAAGAAAAGATTTGAACAATTATTTTAAAGATAACACATTTGATAATCGTAAAATGATTCAGTTTGGCATAAATCTTGGATTATAA
- the nuoL gene encoding NADH-quinone oxidoreductase subunit L: MEQYIWLIPLIPFIGFLINGLGRNVLSKSLVTFIGSGAVLASFILSIMVFMSVPSGADAQPLIFKAFDIINIPTLQVPFAFQIDALTSLFLLIITGVGFLIHVYSSAYMSEDKGFAKFFSYLNLFIFFMLILVMGNNFVMMFIGWEGVGLCSFLLIGFWFTNPEYIKAAKKAFIMNRIGDVGFLLAMFWIFKEFGTLEYVKVFSQLAIDSSAFTGFVLTGITLLLFLAATGKSAQLPLFTWLPDAMAGPTPVSALIHAATMVTAGIFMITRCNELFSAAPITLQVIQYVGIATAFVTATIAMRQNDIKKVLAYSTVSQLGLMFAAIGSGAYIAAVFHVMTHAFFKALLFLGAGSVIHGMHHEQDMRKMGGLKKYMKITHITFLIGCLAIAGIPGLSGFFSKDEMLLGMFVSNPVVYGIGFIVSVMTAFYMFRLYAMTFLGDLRDKDAHPHESPAAMTIPLIILAVLSVFAGYVGIPALFMQDGHKLQTFLSGVVSIGEAHHVSHATEWMMMGALLLCVLGAIYYAIKKYTNHVDGEATGIAKFFEDKWYIDELYDNAIVKPLFELGDVLKKYVEKAGIAAFVLGVGTVSGRASKNVRQLQNGNVGFYIMLMVVGIVAGIAIFFMGYLISK; the protein is encoded by the coding sequence ATGGAGCAGTATATATGGTTAATTCCTTTGATTCCATTCATCGGATTTTTAATTAACGGTTTAGGACGAAATGTACTTTCTAAAAGCTTAGTGACTTTCATTGGAAGTGGAGCAGTTTTGGCAAGTTTCATTTTATCAATCATGGTTTTTATGTCAGTTCCATCAGGAGCAGATGCACAACCATTAATTTTTAAGGCATTTGATATTATCAATATTCCAACTTTACAAGTTCCGTTTGCATTTCAAATTGATGCATTAACGAGTTTGTTCTTGTTAATTATTACAGGAGTTGGATTTTTAATTCACGTGTATAGCTCGGCTTACATGAGCGAAGACAAAGGATTTGCAAAATTCTTTTCTTACCTAAATTTATTCATCTTCTTCATGTTGATTCTTGTTATGGGAAACAATTTTGTAATGATGTTTATTGGATGGGAAGGAGTAGGATTATGTTCATTCTTGTTAATTGGTTTTTGGTTTACAAATCCAGAATATATCAAAGCAGCGAAGAAAGCCTTCATCATGAACCGTATCGGAGATGTTGGATTTTTATTGGCGATGTTTTGGATTTTCAAAGAATTTGGAACGTTAGAATATGTAAAAGTATTCAGCCAATTAGCAATTGATTCATCTGCATTTACAGGTTTTGTATTAACAGGAATCACATTATTGTTATTCTTAGCAGCAACGGGTAAATCGGCTCAATTACCATTGTTCACTTGGTTACCAGATGCGATGGCAGGACCAACGCCAGTTTCAGCACTTATTCACGCTGCAACAATGGTAACGGCAGGTATTTTTATGATTACACGTTGCAACGAATTATTTTCGGCAGCACCGATCACATTACAAGTTATTCAGTACGTAGGAATTGCAACAGCTTTTGTTACTGCAACTATTGCAATGCGCCAAAACGATATCAAAAAAGTATTGGCTTATTCTACAGTTTCTCAATTAGGATTAATGTTCGCAGCAATTGGTTCTGGAGCGTATATCGCAGCAGTTTTCCACGTAATGACGCACGCATTTTTCAAAGCATTATTATTCTTAGGAGCAGGTTCTGTGATTCACGGAATGCACCACGAGCAAGATATGCGCAAAATGGGGGGATTGAAGAAATACATGAAAATTACACATATCACTTTCTTGATTGGATGTTTGGCAATCGCTGGTATTCCAGGATTATCAGGTTTCTTCTCGAAAGACGAAATGTTATTAGGAATGTTTGTTTCTAATCCAGTTGTTTACGGAATCGGATTTATCGTTTCTGTGATGACAGCATTCTACATGTTCCGTTTATACGCGATGACTTTCTTAGGAGATTTAAGAGATAAAGATGCTCATCCGCACGAAAGTCCAGCAGCAATGACAATTCCATTAATCATCTTAGCAGTTCTTTCTGTTTTTGCAGGTTATGTAGGAATTCCAGCGTTGTTTATGCAAGACGGACACAAACTTCAAACTTTCTTAAGTGGAGTTGTATCAATCGGAGAAGCTCATCATGTTTCTCATGCAACAGAATGGATGATGATGGGAGCTTTATTACTTTGTGTGCTTGGCGCAATTTATTATGCCATCAAGAAATACACAAATCATGTAGATGGTGAAGCAACTGGAATTGCAAAATTCTTTGAGGATAAATGGTACATCGACGAATTATACGACAATGCAATTGTAAAACCATTGTTCGAGTTAGGTGATGTCTTGAAAAAATATGTAGAAAAAGCAGGAATTGCAGCTTTTGTTTTAGGAGTTGGAACTGTTTCTGGTCGCGCATCAAAAAATGTACGTCAGCTACAAAACGGAAATGTAGGATTCTATATTATGCTAATGGTTGTTGGAATCGTGGCAGGTATCGCAATCTTTTTTATGGGGTATTTAATTTCAAAATAG
- a CDS encoding pyrimidine dimer DNA glycosylase/endonuclease V, which produces MRIWSVHPKYLDAKGIVALWRETLLAKNVLEGNTKGYKNHPQLIRFKAVEKPLEAINQYLAEVWDEATRRGYNFDRNKIDFDFKKIKIDVTIGQMQYEFNHLLKKLEQRDPERFKQVENLKMVDCAEIFEVKEGEIEKWEIIS; this is translated from the coding sequence ATGCGAATTTGGTCTGTTCATCCGAAATATCTCGATGCAAAAGGAATTGTAGCACTATGGCGCGAAACGCTTTTGGCAAAAAATGTTTTGGAAGGCAATACAAAAGGTTATAAAAATCATCCGCAATTAATTCGCTTCAAAGCTGTCGAAAAACCGCTTGAAGCGATTAATCAATATTTAGCAGAAGTTTGGGACGAAGCCACAAGACGAGGCTATAACTTTGACCGAAATAAAATTGATTTTGATTTCAAAAAGATTAAAATTGACGTCACAATAGGTCAAATGCAATATGAATTCAACCATTTATTAAAGAAGTTAGAACAAAGAGATCCTGAGCGATTCAAACAAGTTGAAAACCTCAAAATGGTTGATTGCGCTGAGATTTTCGAAGTAAAAGAAGGAGAAATAGAAAAATGGGAGATCATTTCTTAG
- a CDS encoding NADH-quinone oxidoreductase subunit N, with amino-acid sequence MNTIILSALSGIILMFSGFYIKNNRALNILSVVLFFGMIVGGIFDLKGCSMFAGKFDNMIGQSLYGVSFFIALAGLAIFYLLLNKDSFGKVGKHVAEYYALIFFSFTGIAVLAQFHNLVIMFLGIELMSIPMYIIAGTNKESLRSTEASVKYFLMGAFSTGILMLGVTFLYGATGTFMVDQLVNYNKDFETIYYAGWCLIIFAFCFKVSAAPFHAWTPDVYDGTPTVFTSFMSTIIKGGSFLGFILVLKSFPTNVEYAEYYRLLFASIIILTLFIGNFGAISQKSVKRLMAYSSIAQAGFMLFVLFNINSSSKEALMFYTIAYSVANFIIFYTIDQFKNPKFESFIGLGKANPVLAAAMTISLISLAGIPLTGGFFAKFMALSIGGTNDKNLFLIVIALVMAVLSMYYYFKIINYMYFKKGKNKLKTQDGLTNFLLIIGMVILIVMGIFPGILSSFLQTPMW; translated from the coding sequence ATGAATACGATTATTTTATCAGCACTTTCAGGTATTATTTTGATGTTTAGTGGATTCTACATCAAAAATAATCGTGCCTTAAATATACTTTCTGTTGTTCTGTTTTTCGGAATGATTGTAGGAGGAATTTTCGATTTGAAAGGTTGCTCAATGTTCGCAGGAAAATTCGATAATATGATTGGACAGTCGCTTTACGGCGTTTCGTTCTTTATCGCATTGGCGGGATTGGCAATTTTTTACTTATTGTTGAACAAAGATTCGTTTGGAAAAGTAGGAAAACATGTGGCAGAATATTATGCCTTAATTTTCTTCTCTTTTACAGGAATCGCCGTTTTAGCACAATTCCACAACTTAGTAATTATGTTCTTAGGAATCGAATTAATGTCAATTCCAATGTACATTATTGCAGGAACAAACAAAGAAAGTCTTAGAAGTACAGAAGCTTCTGTAAAATATTTCTTGATGGGAGCTTTCTCAACAGGGATTTTGATGTTGGGTGTAACATTTTTGTATGGCGCAACAGGAACTTTTATGGTTGATCAATTGGTGAACTATAACAAAGATTTCGAAACAATTTATTACGCAGGATGGTGTTTAATCATCTTTGCATTTTGTTTCAAAGTTTCTGCAGCTCCTTTCCATGCATGGACACCAGACGTTTACGACGGAACACCAACTGTGTTTACATCGTTTATGTCGACAATCATCAAAGGAGGATCATTTTTAGGATTTATTTTAGTCTTAAAATCATTCCCAACAAATGTAGAATATGCCGAATATTACCGTTTATTATTTGCGTCAATCATCATTTTGACGTTATTTATCGGAAACTTCGGAGCAATTTCTCAAAAATCTGTCAAACGTTTGATGGCTTATTCATCAATCGCGCAAGCAGGTTTCATGTTATTTGTTTTGTTTAACATCAATTCATCATCTAAAGAGGCTTTGATGTTCTATACGATTGCTTATTCGGTTGCGAATTTCATTATTTTCTATACGATTGATCAATTCAAAAATCCAAAATTTGAAAGTTTCATTGGTTTAGGAAAAGCAAATCCAGTTCTGGCTGCAGCGATGACAATTTCTTTGATTTCGTTAGCAGGTATTCCATTAACAGGAGGTTTCTTCGCTAAATTTATGGCATTAAGTATTGGAGGAACAAACGATAAAAACCTATTTTTGATTGTAATTGCATTGGTTATGGCAGTTTTGAGTATGTATTATTACTTCAAAATCATCAACTATATGTATTTCAAAAAAGGAAAAAACAAATTAAAAACACAAGACGGATTAACGAATTTCCTTTTAATCATTGGAATGGTTATCTTAATTGTGATGGGAATTTTTCCAGGAATATTATCTTCATTTTTGCAAACGCCAATGTGGTAA
- a CDS encoding type III pantothenate kinase: protein MLLAVNIGNTNLRFAVFKSETEIITWTINSKPYRTEYEFFAKFSNMYEPFGIEKDDITDIVIGSVVPPLTASVKIALQKIHKFKPMVVDRNTPSAIKHKSNQMGTDLYANAVAAHYQNYQGKKIIIDFGTALTFLGIDESANVGGVVIAPGIITALNSLVGETAQLPTVELKAPKTVLGSDTESCMQSGMVYGFLSMVEGMIDRINAEEGEQCYVISTGGVGGVYKSLTDKIDIDDRLHTIKGLKILYELNKDSFQK from the coding sequence ATGTTATTAGCAGTAAATATTGGAAATACTAATCTTCGTTTCGCGGTTTTCAAAAGTGAAACGGAGATTATTACATGGACAATCAATTCAAAACCTTATCGTACCGAATACGAATTTTTTGCAAAATTCTCGAACATGTACGAGCCTTTCGGAATTGAGAAAGACGATATTACAGATATTGTGATTGGTTCGGTTGTGCCACCACTTACAGCAAGCGTTAAGATTGCTTTACAAAAGATTCACAAGTTCAAACCAATGGTTGTGGATCGTAATACGCCATCTGCAATCAAGCATAAGTCAAACCAAATGGGAACAGATTTATATGCGAATGCGGTAGCTGCACATTATCAAAATTATCAAGGTAAAAAAATTATCATTGATTTTGGAACTGCGCTAACTTTTTTAGGGATTGACGAATCGGCAAATGTCGGTGGAGTAGTGATTGCTCCCGGAATTATTACTGCCTTAAATTCGTTGGTAGGAGAAACAGCTCAATTACCAACAGTAGAACTGAAAGCACCTAAAACTGTTTTGGGATCTGATACAGAATCTTGTATGCAATCAGGAATGGTTTATGGTTTTTTGAGTATGGTCGAAGGAATGATCGATCGTATCAATGCCGAAGAAGGAGAACAATGTTATGTGATTTCGACAGGTGGAGTTGGCGGCGTTTACAAATCGTTGACAGATAAAATTGATATTGATGATCGTTTACACACGATAAAAGGTCTTAAAATATTATACGAATTGAATAAAGATTCGTTTCAGAAATAA